A window of the Budorcas taxicolor isolate Tak-1 chromosome 10, Takin1.1, whole genome shotgun sequence genome harbors these coding sequences:
- the SIX1 gene encoding homeobox protein SIX1, producing MSMLPSFGFTQEQVACVCEVLQQGGNLERLGRFLWSLPACDHLHKNESVLKAKAVVAFHRGNFRELYKILESHQFSPHNHPKLQQLWLKAHYVEAEKLRGRPLGAVGKYRVRRKFPLPRTIWDGEETSYCFKEKSRGVLREWYAHNPYPSPREKRELAEATGLTTTQVSNWFKNRRQRDRAAEAKERENTENNNSSSNKQNQLSPLEGGKPLMSSSEEEFSPPQSPDQSSVLLLQGNMGHARSSNYSLPGLTASQSAHSLQAHQHQLQDSLLGPLTSSLVDLGS from the exons ATGTCGATGCTGCCATCGTTCGGCTTCACACAGGAGCAAGTGGCGTGCGTGTGCGAGGTTCTGCAGCAAGGTGGGAACCTGGAGCGCCTGGGCAGGTTCCTGTGGTCGCTGCCCGCCTGCGACCACCTGCACAAGAATGAAAGCGTGCTCAAGGCCAAGGCCGTGGTCGCCTTCCACCGCGGCAACTTCCGCGAGCTCTACAAGATCTTGGAGAGCCACCAGTTCTCGCCTCACAATCACCCCAAGCTGCAACAACTGTGGCTGAAGGCTCACTACGTGGAAGCCGAGAAGTTACGCGGCCGGCCCCTGGGCGCGGTGGGCAAATATCGGGTGCGCCGAAAATTCCCTTTGCCACGAACCATCTGGGACGGCGAGGAGACCAGCTACTGCTTCAAGGAGAAGTCGCGGGGCGTGCTGCGGGAGTGGTACGCGCATAACCCTTACCCCTCGCCGCGTGAGAAGCGGGAGCTGGCCGAGGCCACCGGTCTCACCACCACCCAGGTCAGCAACTGGTTTAAGAACCGGAGGCAAAGAGACCGGGCCGCCGAGGCCAAGGAAAG GGAGAACACCGAAAACAATAACTCCTCCTCCAACAAGCAGAATCAACTCTCTCCTCTGGAAGGGGGCAAGCCACTCATGTCCAGCTCAGAAGAAGAGTTCTCACCTCCCCAGAGTCCAGACCAGAGCTCAGTCCTTCTGCTGCAGGGCAACATGGGCCACGCCAGGAGCTCCAACTATTCTCTCCCGGGTTTAACAGCCTCGCAGTCAGCGCACAGCCTGCAAGCCCATCAGCATCAGCTCCAGGACTCCCTGCTGGGCCCCCTCACCTCCAGTTTGGTGGACTTGGGGTCCTAA